A portion of the Mycobacterium paraseoulense genome contains these proteins:
- a CDS encoding LLM class F420-dependent oxidoreductase — MTDAARKPDLGRFGVFGRGVTPEQARDIESLGYGAVWVGGSPPAELAWVEPILEATTALQVATGIVNIWTAAAQPVAESFHRIDKAYPGRFLLGIGVGHPEAHTEYRKPYDALADYLQQLDDYGVPADRRVVAALGPRVLKLSAQRAAGAHPYLTTPEHTARARELIGPSAFLAPEHKAVLTTDVDKARAVGRKALDIYFQLANYRNNWKRLGFSDEEVTKPGSDRLVDAVVAYGTPDAIAARLKQHLDAGADHVPVQVLTKDENLVPALAELAGPLGLS; from the coding sequence ATGACCGATGCAGCGCGCAAGCCCGATCTCGGCCGGTTCGGAGTTTTCGGACGCGGCGTCACACCTGAACAGGCCAGGGACATCGAATCCCTGGGCTACGGGGCCGTGTGGGTGGGCGGTTCGCCGCCCGCCGAGCTGGCCTGGGTGGAGCCCATCCTCGAAGCGACCACCGCCCTGCAGGTGGCCACCGGCATCGTCAACATCTGGACGGCGGCCGCCCAGCCCGTGGCCGAGTCGTTCCACCGGATCGACAAGGCCTACCCCGGCCGCTTCCTGCTCGGCATCGGCGTCGGCCATCCCGAGGCGCACACCGAATACCGCAAGCCCTACGACGCGCTGGCCGACTACCTGCAGCAACTCGACGATTACGGGGTGCCCGCCGACCGCCGAGTGGTTGCGGCCCTGGGCCCGCGGGTGCTCAAGCTCTCGGCGCAGCGCGCCGCCGGGGCGCACCCGTACCTGACCACCCCCGAGCACACCGCGCGGGCGCGCGAGCTGATCGGCCCGTCGGCGTTCCTGGCGCCCGAACACAAGGCGGTGCTGACCACCGACGTGGACAAGGCCCGCGCGGTCGGCCGCAAGGCGCTCGACATCTATTTCCAGCTCGCCAACTACCGCAACAACTGGAAGCGGCTGGGCTTCTCCGACGAGGAGGTCACCAAGCCGGGCAGCGACCGCCTGGTCGACGCGGTGGTGGCCTACGGCACGCCCGACGCGATCGCGGCCCGCCTGAAGCAGCACCTCGACGCGGGCGCCGACCACGTGCCCGTACAGGTCTTGACGAAGGATGAAAACCTGGTCCCGGCGCTGGCCGAATTGGCGGGGCCGCTCGGGCTGAGCTAG
- a CDS encoding sensor histidine kinase codes for MNQILEASKRISALVADAKQYSQLDRAPFQVANIHELLRSTLVMFADRLTKDGSKDGSNSNHPVITLVKDFDRSLPEIPCYPGDLNQVWTNIIDNAIAAMRDTGGTLTVRTCRDGENMARVEICDTGPGVPEDVREHIFEPFFTTKPFGEGTGLGLDLAFNIVVKKHRGDLRVESVPGDTRFIVLLPLQAPPAAELDLPE; via the coding sequence ATGAACCAGATTCTGGAAGCGAGCAAACGGATTTCGGCGTTGGTCGCCGACGCCAAACAGTATTCGCAGCTTGATCGGGCCCCGTTCCAGGTGGCCAATATCCACGAACTGCTGCGCAGCACGCTGGTGATGTTCGCCGACCGGTTGACCAAGGACGGGAGCAAGGACGGCAGTAACAGTAACCACCCCGTGATCACCCTGGTCAAGGATTTCGACCGGTCGCTTCCCGAAATCCCCTGTTACCCAGGCGATCTCAACCAGGTGTGGACCAACATCATCGACAACGCCATCGCCGCGATGCGCGACACCGGCGGCACGCTGACCGTGCGCACCTGCCGGGATGGCGAGAACATGGCCCGCGTCGAGATCTGCGACACCGGCCCCGGAGTGCCCGAGGACGTGCGCGAGCACATCTTCGAGCCGTTCTTCACCACGAAACCGTTCGGCGAAGGCACCGGGCTGGGGCTGGACCTGGCGTTCAACATCGTCGTCAAGAAGCACCGCGGGGATCTGCGCGTGGAATCGGTGCCCGGCGATACCCGGTTCATCGTGCTGCTGCCGCTTCAGGCACCGCCGGCCGCGGAACTGGACCTCCCGGAATAG
- a CDS encoding FAD-dependent oxidoreductase, with amino-acid sequence MTSPASPAAPSLQPRKPVLLTVDDDPSVSRAVARDLRRHYGDRHRVVRAESGPDALETLKELKLRGETVAVMIADYRMPQMSGIEFLEQAMDLYPAARRVLLTAYADTHAAIDAINVVDLDHYLLKPWDPPQEKFYPVIDSLLDAWRAAPEHPIPHTKVIGHRWSERSWQVRDFLARNGLHYSWFMADDPDGERLLKAAGEDGLRLPVVVTERGDTLVEPTDAQLADTLGLTTTPSQEFYDLIVVGGGPAGLAAAVYGASEGLRTVLIERTATGGQAGQSSRIENYLGFPDGVSGGQLADRARRQAEKFGAELITARTATALEVNGPKRTVRFDDGGSIDAHAVILATGVAYRQLPAEGCGELTGRGVYYGAAVSIASECAGEEVYVVGGANSAGQAAMYLSREAKSVTIVVRAPSLDASMSYYLIQQIRERPNITVRTCTEVRRAVGADHLERLTLVDNRTGETEDVTCARMFIFIGAAPRTEWLDGVLARDPHGFVLTGPDLRNVCGWTLDRPPHHLETSVPGVFATGDVRAESAKRVAAAVGEGSMAVMLVHRYLAES; translated from the coding sequence ATGACGAGCCCCGCGAGCCCCGCCGCCCCCTCCCTTCAGCCTCGCAAGCCGGTCCTGCTGACCGTCGACGACGACCCCTCGGTCTCGCGTGCGGTCGCCCGCGATCTGCGTCGCCACTACGGCGACCGGCACCGGGTCGTGCGGGCCGAGTCGGGCCCCGACGCCCTGGAGACGCTCAAGGAGCTCAAGCTGCGCGGCGAGACGGTCGCGGTGATGATCGCCGACTACCGGATGCCGCAGATGAGCGGCATCGAATTCCTCGAGCAGGCGATGGACCTGTACCCGGCCGCGCGGCGAGTGCTGCTGACCGCCTACGCCGACACCCACGCCGCCATCGACGCGATCAACGTCGTCGACCTGGACCATTACCTGCTCAAACCGTGGGATCCGCCGCAGGAGAAGTTCTATCCCGTCATCGACTCCCTGCTGGACGCGTGGCGGGCGGCGCCGGAGCACCCGATCCCACACACCAAGGTGATCGGGCACCGCTGGTCGGAGCGGTCCTGGCAGGTCCGCGACTTCCTGGCCCGCAACGGGCTGCACTACTCGTGGTTCATGGCCGACGACCCGGACGGCGAGCGGTTGCTCAAGGCGGCCGGCGAGGACGGCTTGCGGCTGCCCGTCGTCGTCACCGAACGCGGCGACACCCTCGTCGAACCCACCGACGCGCAGCTGGCCGACACCCTGGGCCTGACCACCACGCCGTCGCAGGAGTTCTACGACCTGATCGTCGTCGGCGGCGGGCCGGCGGGCCTGGCCGCCGCCGTGTACGGCGCCTCGGAGGGGCTGCGCACGGTGCTGATCGAACGCACCGCGACGGGCGGCCAGGCGGGCCAGAGCTCGCGGATCGAGAACTACCTGGGCTTCCCCGACGGGGTGTCGGGCGGCCAGTTGGCCGACCGCGCGCGGCGGCAGGCCGAGAAGTTCGGGGCCGAGCTCATCACCGCCCGCACCGCGACGGCGCTGGAGGTCAACGGCCCCAAGCGCACCGTGCGGTTCGACGACGGTGGCTCGATCGACGCGCACGCCGTCATCCTGGCCACCGGCGTCGCCTACCGGCAGCTGCCGGCGGAGGGCTGCGGCGAGCTGACCGGCCGCGGCGTCTACTACGGGGCGGCCGTCTCCATCGCGTCGGAATGCGCGGGCGAGGAGGTCTACGTCGTCGGCGGGGCCAACTCCGCGGGCCAGGCCGCGATGTACCTGTCCCGGGAGGCCAAGTCCGTGACCATCGTGGTGCGCGCCCCGTCCCTGGACGCCTCGATGTCCTACTACCTGATCCAGCAGATCCGCGAGCGTCCGAACATCACCGTGCGCACCTGCACCGAGGTGCGCCGCGCCGTCGGGGCCGACCACCTGGAGCGGCTCACCCTGGTCGACAACCGGACCGGGGAGACCGAGGACGTCACCTGCGCCCGCATGTTCATCTTCATCGGCGCCGCGCCGCGCACCGAGTGGCTGGACGGCGTGCTCGCCCGCGACCCCCATGGCTTCGTCCTCACCGGACCGGACCTGCGCAACGTGTGCGGCTGGACGCTGGACCGCCCGCCGCACCACCTCGAGACCAGCGTGCCGGGCGTGTTCGCCACCGGCGACGTGCGGGCCGAATCCGCCAAGCGGGTCGCGGCCGCGGTCGGCGAGGGATCGATGGCCGTCATGCTGGTGCACCGCTATCTGGCGGAATCGTGA
- the infA gene encoding translation initiation factor IF-1, giving the protein MAKKDGAIEVEGRVVEPLPNAMFRIELENGHKVLAHISGKMRQHYIRILPEDRVVVELSPYDLSRGRIVYRYK; this is encoded by the coding sequence ATGGCCAAGAAGGACGGTGCCATAGAGGTCGAGGGCCGCGTGGTCGAGCCCCTGCCCAATGCGATGTTCCGCATTGAGCTGGAGAACGGTCACAAGGTGCTCGCCCACATCAGCGGCAAGATGCGGCAGCACTACATCCGCATCCTGCCCGAGGACCGGGTGGTGGTGGAGCTGTCTCCCTACGACCTGTCCCGGGGCCGCATCGTGTACCGGTACAAGTAG
- the rpmJ gene encoding 50S ribosomal protein L36 — protein MKVNPSVKPICDKCRVIRRHGRVMVICSDPRHKQRQG, from the coding sequence GTGAAGGTCAACCCGAGCGTCAAGCCAATCTGTGACAAGTGCAGGGTGATCCGTCGGCATGGGCGGGTCATGGTGATCTGCTCCGATCCGCGCCACAAGCAGCGCCAAGGCTAG
- the rpsM gene encoding 30S ribosomal protein S13, with the protein MARLVGVDLPRDKRMEVALTYIFGVGRTRSNEILAATGIDKDLRTRDLTDDQLTHLRDYIEANLKVEGDLRREVQADIRRKIEIGCYQGLRHRRGLPVRGQRTKTNARTRKGPKRTIAGKKKAR; encoded by the coding sequence ATGGCTCGATTAGTAGGCGTCGACCTGCCGCGCGATAAGCGGATGGAGGTCGCGCTGACCTACATCTTCGGGGTCGGCCGCACCCGTTCCAACGAGATCCTGGCAGCGACGGGAATCGACAAGGACCTGCGCACCAGGGACCTCACCGACGACCAGCTGACCCACTTGCGCGACTACATCGAAGCGAACCTCAAGGTAGAGGGTGACCTGCGCCGCGAGGTGCAGGCCGATATTCGCCGCAAGATCGAGATCGGCTGCTACCAGGGCCTGCGGCACCGCCGCGGCCTGCCGGTGCGCGGCCAGCGGACCAAGACCAATGCGCGCACCCGCAAGGGCCCCAAGCGCACCATCGCCGGCAAGAAGAAGGCCAGGTAA
- the rpsK gene encoding 30S ribosomal protein S11 encodes MPPAKKASSAPKKGQKTRKREKKNIPHGAAHIKSTFNNTIVSITDPQGNVIAWASSGHVGFKGSRKSTPFAAQLAAENAARKAQEHGVKKVDVFVKGPGSGRETAIRSLQAAGLEVGAISDVTPQPHNGCRPPKRRRV; translated from the coding sequence ATGCCACCAGCCAAGAAGGCATCGTCTGCCCCCAAGAAGGGGCAGAAGACCCGCAAGCGGGAAAAGAAGAACATTCCGCACGGTGCCGCGCACATCAAGAGCACGTTCAACAACACGATCGTGAGCATCACCGACCCGCAGGGCAACGTCATCGCCTGGGCGTCGTCGGGCCACGTCGGCTTCAAGGGCTCGCGGAAGTCGACGCCGTTCGCCGCGCAGCTCGCCGCCGAGAACGCCGCGCGCAAGGCGCAGGAGCACGGCGTGAAGAAGGTCGACGTGTTCGTCAAGGGCCCTGGCTCGGGCCGGGAGACGGCGATCCGGTCGCTGCAGGCGGCGGGCCTCGAGGTCGGCGCCATCTCCGATGTCACCCCCCAGCCGCACAACGGCTGCCGTCCGCCCAAGCGGAGAAGGGTCTAG
- the rpsD gene encoding 30S ribosomal protein S4 produces MARYTGPITRKSRRLRTDLIGGDQAFEKRPYPPGQHGRARIKESEYLQQLQEKQKARFTYGVMEKQFRRYYEEATRQPGKTGEELLKILESRLDNVVYRAGLARTRRMARQLVSHGHFSVNGVHVNVPSYRVSQYDIIDVRDGSLNTVPFQIARETAGDRPIPSWLQVVGERQRILIHQLPERAQIDVPLAEQLIVEFYSK; encoded by the coding sequence ATGGCTCGTTACACCGGACCCATCACCCGCAAGTCGCGCCGGCTGCGCACCGACCTGATCGGTGGCGACCAGGCCTTCGAGAAGCGCCCCTACCCGCCCGGCCAGCACGGCCGCGCGCGGATCAAGGAAAGCGAATACCTGCAGCAGCTGCAGGAGAAGCAGAAGGCCCGCTTCACCTACGGCGTCATGGAGAAGCAGTTCCGCCGCTACTACGAAGAAGCGACCCGGCAGCCCGGCAAGACGGGTGAGGAGCTGCTCAAGATTCTGGAAAGCCGGCTGGACAACGTCGTCTACCGCGCCGGGCTGGCCCGGACGCGCCGGATGGCCCGCCAGCTGGTCAGCCACGGCCACTTCAGCGTCAACGGCGTGCACGTCAACGTCCCCAGCTACCGGGTGTCGCAGTACGACATCATCGACGTGCGGGACGGCTCGCTGAACACGGTGCCGTTCCAGATCGCGCGGGAGACGGCGGGCGACCGCCCGATCCCCAGCTGGCTGCAGGTGGTCGGGGAGCGCCAGCGCATCCTGATCCACCAGCTGCCCGAGCGGGCGCAGATCGACGTGCCCCTCGCCGAGCAGCTGATCGTCGAGTTCTACTCGAAGTAA
- a CDS encoding DNA-directed RNA polymerase subunit alpha produces MLISQRPTLSEEVLTDNRSQFVIEPLEPGFGYTLGNSLRRTLLSSIPGAAVTSIRIDGVLHEFTTVAGVKEDVTAIILNLKSLVVSSEEDEPVTMYLRKQGPGAVTAGDIVPPAGVTVHNPEMHIATLNDKGKLEVELVVERGRGYVPAVQNRASGAEIGRIPVDSIYSPVLKVTYKVDATRVEQRTDFDKLILDVETKSSITPRDALASAGKTLVELFGLARELNVEAEGIEIGPSPAEADHIASFALPIDDLDLTVRSYNCLKREGVHTVGELVSRTESDLLDIRNFGQKSIDEVKVKLHQLGLSLKDSPASFDPSQVAGYDVATGTWSTEGAYDDQDYAETEQL; encoded by the coding sequence ATGCTGATCTCTCAGCGACCCACCCTGTCGGAGGAAGTCCTCACCGACAACCGCTCGCAGTTCGTCATCGAGCCCCTCGAGCCCGGATTCGGTTACACCCTGGGCAATTCGCTGCGCCGGACGCTGCTGTCGTCGATTCCCGGCGCGGCCGTGACCAGCATTCGCATCGACGGCGTGCTGCACGAGTTCACCACCGTCGCCGGGGTGAAGGAAGACGTCACCGCGATCATCCTGAACCTCAAGAGCCTGGTCGTGTCCTCGGAAGAGGACGAGCCCGTCACCATGTACCTGCGCAAGCAGGGCCCGGGCGCGGTCACCGCGGGTGACATCGTGCCGCCCGCCGGTGTGACCGTGCACAACCCGGAGATGCACATCGCGACGCTGAACGACAAGGGCAAGCTGGAGGTCGAACTCGTCGTCGAGCGCGGCCGCGGCTACGTGCCGGCGGTGCAGAACCGGGCCTCCGGCGCCGAAATCGGCCGCATTCCGGTCGATTCCATCTACTCGCCGGTGCTCAAGGTGACCTACAAGGTCGACGCGACCCGTGTCGAGCAGCGCACCGACTTCGACAAGCTGATCCTCGACGTCGAGACCAAGAGCTCGATCACCCCGCGCGACGCGCTGGCGTCGGCCGGTAAGACGCTGGTCGAATTGTTCGGCCTGGCACGCGAACTCAACGTCGAGGCCGAGGGCATCGAGATCGGGCCGTCGCCGGCCGAGGCCGACCACATCGCCTCGTTCGCGCTGCCGATCGACGACCTGGACCTGACGGTGCGCTCGTACAACTGCCTCAAGCGCGAGGGCGTGCACACCGTCGGCGAGCTGGTGAGCCGCACCGAGTCCGACCTGCTCGACATCCGCAACTTCGGTCAGAAGTCGATCGACGAGGTGAAGGTCAAGCTGCACCAGCTGGGCCTGTCGCTCAAGGACAGCCCGGCGAGCTTCGACCCGTCGCAGGTCGCCGGCTATGACGTGGCCACCGGCACCTGGTCCACCGAGGGCGCCTACGACGACCAGGACTACGCGGAAACCGAACAGCTCTAA